The sequence CATTAGTTCTTTTACAAGTTTGTTTAGtatataaaatgtattttttgctTTCTATTGTCTTGACTTGTGTATCTCTGTCATATTTCATTAGTCTTTCTTTGAGGTTGTATAGTGTACATATTTGTATCTTTTACCTTTTTTGTCATCACTTATGTATGTTATTGTCGTCTTCATAGTCTTTTTCCAAGTTTGAATGGGGATTACATATATCTTGCATGTTCGAAATGAATGCTACTTCCACAAACTTTTTTGGGCATCTTTAGACAATCTTTCACACCATGTATACTGTGTGGGAGTCCCCATAGATTAGTAGTAAACAAGTTCATATGATTGTTAATAACTTCTCCCTCTCCCTCTCCCTATTTTTCCGTTTGTCCTACATTGCACATTTTCGTCAAGAGCCTCTGAAAAATCTGTTTCACTTGGTCCTTGTCCTACAGAGAAGAAAGGTTGTGATTGTTCTATTAAACGGGAGAGTTAAGTATAATAGAATACAACATCAAAAAAGATAGTGTGGAAATGTGGCTGAGCTGGGAGCTTCTTGAAAGAACCGCATTTAAGTTGCTCAGAAAACTTCGTTGCTAAAACCAACTTTTGGTATTGAGTAATGTTCTTCTTGAATGATGCCGCAAGGAATGCAAGTATTAGCTTAAAAATGTATCTCAGTATATCATAGTTGATATATTCGAGGACATTTTAGGAGGTTTGTTATCATGGAATCAATGTCAGAAGGGTTGGAACAACCAAAAAATTTATCGAAAAATTCAAGTAGAAATTATCAAAGTAATCGTCAATCTTAAAGTAGAATCCGCTTCCATGATTAGTACCAGAGACTGCTAGTGCATAATATTTTTGCTTTCGTTTTTTCACTTAGTACTTTTCTTTGAACTACAAATGAGCTGGTTTTATTTTCTATATGAAGCTTGTCATCAACATCATTTGCCCCATAATTATACATCGCACTGACATTACCTTTTTTGTTTTCCTCTCAGGTTGGCATATTTGTAGTGTGTGTCAAAAAACTTCCCACTACCTGTGCTATACTTGTACATATTCATTGTGCAAGGCATGCACAAAAAATGCTGATTACTTGTGCGTTAGAGGAAACAAAGGCTTTTGCTCGACATGCATGAAAACTATCATGCTGATTGAGAACAAAGACCAAGCAAATAAGGAAATGGTATGTCTAATGTAGATCTCTCAAAATATGTTTCCTTATCGAAAGAAAAATGTACTGTAAGATCTCAATAGGGATGCAAAACTTTGCAAATGATTTTCATAACATCCTGTCATTTTCTCTATGAGAAGATTCCTCTTTAATGAAGTAAAGATCATCTCACTAAGAAGTCACCTAAAAGATACAATCAGTACAAAAGGTATATAGTGGTTAGCTTGTATTTACCTTATAAAAAAGGTACGAAGATATGTAGTGGTTAGTTCCTGTACGGGCAATACATGAGTAAACTATGCTAAGATCACGGAGCTAACAGAGTCCTAAAAATTATCAGTGCTGTTTACAAGGGTTAGGGTGCACAAAAAATGCTGATTATTAGTGTGTTAGTGGAAACTAAGGTTTTGCTCAACGGGCATAAAACTATCATACTGACTGAGAACAAAGACCAAGCAAATAAGGAAATGCTATGCTTAGTATACTGTAAGATCTCacacaatatttttctttatcaaaataaaaatgtacTGTAAGATCTCAATAGGGATGTAGAATTTTGCTAATGCTTTTCATAACATCTTGTCTTGTTCTCTATGAGAAGATTCCTGTTTAATGAAGTAAAGAAGATCTCATTAATAAGGCATCTAGAAGATACAATAAGTACCTAGGTATAGAGTGGTTAACTTTTACTTACCTTATAAACAAAGTACAACAGATATGTAGTGATTAGCTCAAATACTTGAGTGAACTATGCTAAGATCACGGAGCTAACGGAGTCCAAAATACTATCAGTGCTATTTACAAGAGTTAGGGTGCTCCAGAAAAAGAGGCTAACTAAACATCTAGCTTTCAAGAAGTATGCAGGAGCTGATATTCCATCGGAACATCTGTGATTCCTCTATGTCCAAGTACACCAAAACTTAGATGCTGGGATCACGTTGCTGATACTTTTGATGGCCTTATCGACTCTCTAAAAACACCAGCATTCATAAGCTTCTTTGATTGACTGTGGCATGACCCAACTTAGTCCAAATCTTCAACAGAAAAAGCTCCAAACGTCTGCTGCAGCTGTCAGTTAAAGGACGAGGTGACTAGAAGCCTTTATTGCCTTGGACCTTGTTGTGCTGTTGAGGCTTTCACTTTTATTGAAGTGTgtgaccatctcatctaaaagcttTAAGCTGTTAGAGAGAGCACACTTTTTTGATTTAATTACATTCTCGCCAACTTTCAAATCTACACACATTGATACACCTCCAATTGCCCATTTCTCTAACCATAAGCTTAGGAATGCAGCTACTCATGCCATAGATCAGTCCTTTCTGGATTGGTACGAAGACAATATACCTCTGTAAAGATACATTCTCCCAAGAATCATTATTGCCTTTTTACCCATAAAAAAGAGTGATTAATTTATTGTGGATATGGTGGAAGAAGACAGAGTCTTCAGCACTTTATTCCGGTTTTCAGTTCGATCTTTTCTTTTATGATTAGTAAAAAAAGATTGATAAAGATAGGAATTCGAGGAGGTGCAAAGTCAAAGATTATCCTTGGTAAGCAGAAGCAAGGATCTACAGAAAGAGAGAGAGGATGCTTACCAGTCTAACTGCGAATTAACAATTTATTCTCCACACACTGATTTTATCATGTCTTtccagattcaagactatcatgtttaattttattatcatgtgcttctctttacttttttctccattaattaaTTTTTGGCTAAGTTTTGATTTACCTACCTATCAGGTTCAGGTAGATTTTGATGACAAAACCAGCTGGGAATATCTCTTCAAGGTGTATTGGGTAATCCTAAAGGAAAAGCTATCATTAACACTTGATGAACTTGTTCAAGCTAAGAACCCATGGAAAGAATCGGATGCAGTATATGGTAAGCGGCCACTACTGCCTTATGGTCATTATGTTGCAAATGATGGCAAAGGTATTTCGGGCAAGTCATTTGACCAGTCAGAGCTGAAGAAACCCTTAGAGCTGTTAGAGCTATCTAAAAAGGATCCTCCAACCACTGAAAGCCGAACAACTGCAAAGTCTAACCCAAGCATTTTCAGTTCTACTCCTCAGTCAGAGCTAACAAAGCCTGCTGAAGAGCTAGAGCTTCAGGAGGAAGATTGTTTGAGGACAAAACAGGGAACCACTGCTGTGCAGACATCAGTGAATGGATGCATGGAGTGGGCATCGAAGGAGCTATTGGATTTTGTTGCACATATGAAGGATGGTAATACTTCTGCTATATCTCAGTTTGATGTCCAGGCACTTTTGCTCGactatattaagaaaaataagctTAGAGATCCTCGACGGAAGAGTGAGATAATTTGTGATTTGAGGCTAAAAAGCCTTTTTGGTAAGCCACGTGTTGGCCACATAGAAATGCTGAAGCTTCTTGAGTTCCACTTTCTGATAAAGGAGAATCCCGAGAAGAGTGCCTTTATACCAGCTGGAATTGTTGGAACAGTGACTGGCCATGTCGAACCTGATGATAGCAATGATATCTCTTCATCTAAAAAACGTAAAAGTCGTAAAAATGGCGAAGTAAAAATCACCCAGATTAATCTGGATGAATTTGCTGCAATTGATGCTCACAATATAAATTTCTTATATTTGCGGCGTGATTTGATGGAAAGTCTCGCTGGAGATGTGGAGAAGTTCCATGACAGAGTTATTGGCTCAGTTGTCCGCATAAAAATACCCAGTAACGATCAGAAACAGGAAATTTACAGGCTTGTCCATGTTGTAGGTACAAATTGATCATAAAGCTTTTGTTAACACATTGTTGCAATATAATCTTGTTCTAGTTTGTGGGGCTTATAGTACTTTTAATGCAGGTACATGCAAGTCATCTGAACCATATAAGATCAGAGATACGGCAGTTGATTTTCTAATTGAAGTTTTAAACTTAGACAAGAAAGAAGCTATATCTATTGATACTATTTCAAATCAAGATTTCAGTGAGGTAGTTAAGACAAAACACGTTTTCCTTCTCCATCCATTTTGAAAAATGCTTCTTCCTCTTACTCTCACACTTATTAAAGAAATCTTGCTTACCAGTAGATATGTGGAAGATAAGGTGATATTCGTCTTTATTATTATTCTGTGTTGTAGCTCAATATTTTCTGACTTTTTTCTTTGGCTGCTTACTTTCAAATTagctatattatgtatttttacttTTAAGTAATTCAGTGCAAACAGCTGCTTTATGGGAAATTTTATAGAGGAGATATATACCATGTAAGCTAAGGCTGAAGGATCATTTAGTTCATAGAGACACGAGCAATCTTTAGTTACTATAATTTTAGTCCATTTAACATGAATATGATAGAGTCAGATTTGAGATGCAACTCATAATACTGGCAAGTTAGGGATGGGATTTTTAGGAAATCATGAGAAGGGTTGAGTAAGTTTCATCTGAATTCTGGTTCTCTTTATTAGGGGTATGATTGTAAATAAGGTAAGGCTTTTCAAGTGTTTGCATTAGTAAAGTACTTCAAATTGACCCAAGAAAGTAGTAAACTTGGATTATAAAAATTAAGTGGGCTTATATGTTGCATCGCGGGGATGAGGGCTGGGTTGGTGGTGGTTGTATTGGTAGTTTGGTATGAAGATGAATCAGCTTGTTGTTATCACTTACCCTTCTTACCCGTTACAAGCTGTCTGTCTGGTACTGACATACGTATATTATGTGTAAAGAAATAAATATAGTTTCTCCGAGGGTTGAGGGCTAGGTTCGAGATGGTTGTATTGATGGAGTATCAACATCAGCCACTTGTTATCACTTCTTCCCATTGGAAGCAGTCTGTCTGAGAATCTTCTGATATGTAATAAATTATTTCACGCATCTATGAGGAGAGTGGCATGGCCAAACATTGCCCATGAGTGAATCAGCACCTTGTTCTTTTTTGCTCTGGAAGGTGTAGAGTTTTCGTATTTGACATTGAATTATTTTGGTGAAGTGGCCTATACGAAGGAAAtctgtttttatttgttttgttttattttgtctCGATTCTTTTTGTCATCTGTAACTTTGCGGTGAGTGGCAAGCTGAATTTACTTGCTAGCTGCTGACTATGAAAAGCAGTTGCATTATGGGGAAAACTTATTTCACATTATTGCATGTATGCCTTGATATATAtgtgataaattttttaaaaaatcactcTTACACCATAAAAAAGTTCTTCTAGTTTCCGCTGCCCTTCTACACCGAGGATGTTCTTCTTTTCAAGGAATTTGGTTTTAAGCTATTTCAGCTTGAGTTTATGGGTTTTAAGTGATTGCTAAAATTTGTCATTTCAGGATGAATGCAGAAGATTACGTCAGAGTGTAAAATGCGGGCTTGTAAAAAGGCTTACTGTAGTAAGTGTTCAAACctgagtttttaaaattttgcttTAGTAAACTAAGAGTTCTAACTTAATGACATTTAATTGTAGGGTGAGATACAGAAGAAAGCTATGGAACTCCGGGCAGTGAAACTCAATGATGTATGTCTATTGCTTTGTTGTTCAATTCTTTTAACAGTGTTTATCGTCCAAGGCACAATTTTTGGTTCCTTAAAACTTTCGTCACCTAACTCTACTGTTTTCTTCTGGTTCGTTAGTATTGCATAATGGGCATTTTTACAAATGCATGGGAGGTGCCTGTGGGACTTCTTATGCGGGAATAAATGAAAAGATGGAGAACTAACATAGTATTTTGGATAATGTcatccaagggtgtggcctagtggtcaatgaagtaggTTGAGAACCTGAGGTCTTAGGTTCAAATCCCAgcaaagaccaaaaaaaaaacactaggtgattcttctcgtctgtcctagccttggtggacattACCTGGTATCTGTTGTGgggggaggtggcaggtatcacGTGGATTTAGTTGAGGTGCAGGAAAGCTGGCCAGGagtattgaaaaaaaataggGAAAGAAATTGGTGAGCACATTATATGCTGGTATAGATAAAGTGGTACTACGTCTTCTGCAAAAGACCACCACGCGTTACTCCTTGTGGAATGGGTAGCTCGTTATTTCTTCATATAAAGTAGACGTGGTAGTTAGAAGTTGAGGGTAacagttgttatttttgttatttccgattcatgaaaaataagaagtCTTGCAGAAAGGCATGTTACTCATGACTTGATATACTCTCTCAGCTGGAGGGTTGGAAAAGCCGAAGACAATTATCCAAATAGCTGGAAGATCAACTTTTCCTTGAACTGAATGATACTCTCCCCTTCCTAAATTCCCAGCCTTTGATCAGAAAATTGCAAGAGAAAAGTTCGGGCAGTAATCATGTTCGAGGTTGGAAGAGATGCATTAACTGAAGATTAAGAAAGACAGAATTTGATGTAAGGATGTTATATCAAAGAATTTAACAAAGGGGATTGTTCTAGTGGTAAGAGCTTTCCTATTCCAACCAATAGGTAGGATATTTGATTGATCTTTAGGGAAATGTGGGAAAAACCACTGCTGACTCCTGGAACCAGGGGCTGAGGGGATGGGTTTGCCGAAATATTAAAAAGAATATATGAAGGAAAAAAGTGCAACACAGTTGTGACATTTCATACTTCTCTTGGCATTCAAGGTGGATATACTTCCTCTGCACAGAAGAACTTGAAGCATATAGAACCATGTAAATTGGAACAGGAAGAGTAAATTTAATTATTTGTGATCAGTCAGAAGGACCCTTCTATTTTTATGTCCTTTATTTGTTCATGACCCTTACGTCTTACTCTCAAGTTGTCAAGATAGTAGCAGCCCAAAAGGAACAAAGGGTAAAAGGAGAGATTAGTTGCGGTGAGATGGTAACTGATTATGCATTATAGTGCACTCTCCATAAGTTATGCTGTTCTTTCTCAGAACATCTCAAATTGTTATAGCTGCTTTCATGAAACTGTtacatttttcattaaaatttttaatatggtGTTTTCATGTGCTTGtgcttatttattttgaaaatgcaGTCCCTGGAAGCGGAGATATTGCGCCTCAATCATCTTCGTGATAGAGCAAGTGAGAAGGGGCACAAGAAAGAATATCCTTTGTCGAGGCAATATACGTTAATAGTTCTTTACATGCAAAAATAAGATTTGATGCCTCAATTGAAAAAGCTGAGGCACTATTTGGTATTTTTGTATTGTCATTTTGTGTGTTAATTAAGTTGAGAACATTGACCTTGAGCATGAGGACTTCCTTGACTGTTCCACGCTCAGAGAATGTATAGAGAAGTTAGAGCTTCTGAAGACGCCTAAGGAGCGCCAGCGGAGGCTAATGGAGATTCCAGAAGTGCATGCTGATCCAAAGATGAACCCAGATTATGAATCTGAAGGAgaacacaatgacaaaagaaatggttcatatcattttttttttttcagtattgCTAagtcttatttcatttttttgggggggtggggggtgagGAAGAAATAAAATGATTGCTTATTGCTGATGGAACATAATGCAGTTGAACATCCAGCACCAAGATACACTAGAATTAGTAGAAGGGATGAAAAACTTGTATCTTTAGGGAGTCGAGGTAAGATAAAGACTGTACTACGAAGTCCTTCAAAAGGTTGTTTGGCTTCAGCTAACTAAAGGTTTTTGTTGCGTTTATCCAGTTAAAGAAGAGGGATCTATCATGGCTCGATGTAGATCGAGTGAGAAAAGAGAAGCTTGTGGAACTAATATCTTTGACAAGAAAGGAAATCAATTTACTGTTGAACAAGCTGTGGATAGGTCTGGATCTGAAGCTTCAATTGCTAGTCTCTCTACGGCGAACTCATCATCCGTTAATAGTTGTGAAACTGACAAATTGTGGCATTACCGAGACCCTGCTAAACGAATACAAGGACCATTTTCGGTGATGCAGTTGAGGAAATGGAATACATCCGGGCTTTTTCCCCCTGATATGAGGATATGGACAAATCATGAGCATGAAGACTCGGTACTTTTAACTAATGCACTGAAGGGGCTTTTCCATAAAGAATTTCAAGTGCATGATAAGACATCAAGCCAGTCATGGGAACCAGCTGGCTTGGATAGTAGAACTAGTGTTAGGTGGACTGAGAGTGCTACTGGCTCACGGGGTGAATGTGGAAAGAAAGAGGCACCTAGGCACCTTCATAATGCAAATTACTATTCAAACAGTAACACACAGTTTACGAGGACGAGTGGGTGGTTGCCCCCTTCTTTTCAACAATGCGTGGAGTCGTTGAAGGCAAATAATTCTTGTTTTGACAAACCCCAACTGTCAAGCTCCCCTTCATCTATTCAGCGAGAGGTGATTTTAGCTCTTCCACGGCAGGAAAAAGGACAGGAAAATGATAATTGTCATTCTGTTGCAGCTCATGGAACTCAGAATTCACATAAAAGCACATCATGCTATGCACAATCTAACAGTCAGAATTTAGGCCCATCTTCTGGTCAGAACCAGGGATCTTTTACCAGCAATAAATGTTCAATTAACCTGGATTGTGGATCTACTTTTGCTTCAGCTACCCAATCAAGGGATTCATTTGAACAGAAAGGAAAAATGAATTTCCCAGACCTACCTAGTCCTACCCCAGAGACGAGATATGGTGACATTGAAGCGCAGGCTGCTGAGAAACTGCTTTTGTTGAGTTCAGTTATTCCTTTTTGTGGTTCAGATATTCATGATTTGCCAAGTCCTACCCCTATTTCAAACGGTGAAGCTCAAGGTGGGCATGCTGATGAAAATAAAGAATCTGGTCCGTCAAGTCTTCCTGACTGTGAACCTCAAGGTGGGCATGCAGTTGAAAATAAAGAATCTGGTCTGTCAAGTCTTCCTGTTCAAGAATCAGGCCAAAGGTGGAGCAGTGCTTCTAGCCCAGTGGTTGGTGGGCCGCACCTTCGTGAAATAGCTGATGAATGGGGTAGAAGTTCACCAGCTGCAAAACCATCTACTGAAGAATGGGATTCTGGTGTTGTCTCTGTTTCCTCGCAGAAACCGGCTGACACTGTGGGTGATCATGTTGCCACACCCCCTTCACATGGCGACCAACTTACTGCAAAACCATCTACTGACCATCCTGGTCTTGTCTCTGTTTCCTCGCTGAAACCAGCTGACACTGTGGGTGATCATGTTGCCACACCACCTGCAAATGGCGACCAACTTACTGCAAAACCATCTACTGACCATCCTGGTCTCGTCTCCATTTCCTCACTGAAACCAGCTGACGCTGTGGGTGATCTTGTTGCCACACCACCTTCAACTGCCGACCAACTTACTGCGAAACCATCTGCTGAAGAATGGGATGGTCTCGTCTCCGTTTCCTCACTGAAACCAGCTGAAGTAGTGGGCGATCATGTTGCAACACCTACTTCAAATGCCGACCAACTTAATCACACTTCCCCTTCTCATCCAATGTCAAACTTTTTTGGTGAGCCTATAGAGTTCAGCACTTTGGCTGAGGAATCAGTGTCAGACCTTTTGGCTGAAGTTGACGCCTtggaatctcaaaatcaaaatggTATGGGTTCTCCTACTTCTGCTATGAGGTGCAGTGAGGGGATGATACCTGGTTGCAAAACTGGTTACTTTAGCCCGATGGAAGAGCTGAGTCCAACACATGATCCTGTAAGAAGTGATGCCTTGAGTTCCACTGGAGATCTACAACTACCTTGTCAATCTACTGTGACGGATGAAACAGTTGGTGCATCTCGAGCTGATGCTTTTGATCCATTAAGGAGGTCCGCCGGAAATTCATCTACGAGTAGTGAGGGTGAAACCAAGTCAGCTGATGTTTTGTTTTCCCAGGGGGATGTTGGGTCCGTTATACCTGCACCTTGTACCACGAGTCAAACTACTGCATTTTCTGCAATGGGCAGGAGTACAGGATTTGAAGGTATGACCAATGGCCGTGGAGCAGCACCTGGAAACCAAAATTGGGGTGGACCAGTTCAGGGATATGCAAATTTTGGTTATGGAAGCAGCACGGGAGCTGCATGGGGAAATTCACATATGAATCGAGGTGCGCCTTTCTCTGGGAATCCAATGTGGGATAGCCAGCGGAGGTATGCAGGGGAAAGGTCTGGTGGTCCCAGAGACTGGGCTCTTCAAGGAGGAGAGTCGGGATTTGGTAGGGGTAGGTCATCTTGGAACAACAGACAGCAGCCATATGGTGGTGGAGGATATTCTAGGCCTCCTCCGAAAGGCCAGCGAATTTGTAAATTTTATGAGAGTGGGCGTTGCAAGAAGGGGGCGGCGTGTGACTATCTACACCCGTGATGGTGTAAATTGAAGGCAATTGCTTTCATTTTGTACAATCAGAAAATTCTTTTTGGAGTAAAATAGACATGTAGCTAAAATGTTATTCCTGTAACTCAAC comes from Capsicum annuum cultivar UCD-10X-F1 chromosome 2, UCD10Xv1.1, whole genome shotgun sequence and encodes:
- the LOC107859909 gene encoding zinc finger CCCH domain-containing protein 44 codes for the protein MAAAAAGSSSSAMLDGSVGTSVGLTKSEQSSFVHCTEGSQLVGVQSTVAGVSPTEAAVVDGRNSAVNSIGHGGVDRRKRGRPPRSQAVKPPPPKKQREEDEDVCFICFDGGSLVLCDRRGCPKAYHPACIKRDEAFFRSKAKWNCGWHICSVCQKTSHYLCYTCTYSLCKACTKNADYLCVRGNKGFCSTCMKTIMLIENKDQANKEMVQVDFDDKTSWEYLFKVYWVILKEKLSLTLDELVQAKNPWKESDAVYGKRPLLPYGHYVANDGKGISGKSFDQSELKKPLELLELSKKDPPTTESRTTAKSNPSIFSSTPQSELTKPAEELELQEEDCLRTKQGTTAVQTSVNGCMEWASKELLDFVAHMKDGNTSAISQFDVQALLLDYIKKNKLRDPRRKSEIICDLRLKSLFGKPRVGHIEMLKLLEFHFLIKENPEKSAFIPAGIVGTVTGHVEPDDSNDISSSKKRKSRKNGEVKITQINLDEFAAIDAHNINFLYLRRDLMESLAGDVEKFHDRVIGSVVRIKIPSNDQKQEIYRLVHVVGTCKSSEPYKIRDTAVDFLIEVLNLDKKEAISIDTISNQDFSEDECRRLRQSVKCGLVKRLTVGEIQKKAMELRAVKLNDSLEAEILRLNHLRDRASEKGHKKELRECIEKLELLKTPKERQRRLMEIPEVHADPKMNPDYESEGEHNDKRNVEHPAPRYTRISRRDEKLVSLGSRVKEEGSIMARCRSSEKREACGTNIFDKKGNQFTVEQAVDRSGSEASIASLSTANSSSVNSCETDKLWHYRDPAKRIQGPFSVMQLRKWNTSGLFPPDMRIWTNHEHEDSVLLTNALKGLFHKEFQVHDKTSSQSWEPAGLDSRTSVRWTESATGSRGECGKKEAPRHLHNANYYSNSNTQFTRTSGWLPPSFQQCVESLKANNSCFDKPQLSSSPSSIQREVILALPRQEKGQENDNCHSVAAHGTQNSHKSTSCYAQSNSQNLGPSSGQNQGSFTSNKCSINLDCGSTFASATQSRDSFEQKGKMNFPDLPSPTPETRYGDIEAQAAEKLLLLSSVIPFCGSDIHDLPSPTPISNGEAQGGHADENKESGPSSLPDCEPQGGHAVENKESGLSSLPVQESGQRWSSASSPVVGGPHLREIADEWGRSSPAAKPSTEEWDSGVVSVSSQKPADTVGDHVATPPSHGDQLTAKPSTDHPGLVSVSSLKPADTVGDHVATPPANGDQLTAKPSTDHPGLVSISSLKPADAVGDLVATPPSTADQLTAKPSAEEWDGLVSVSSLKPAEVVGDHVATPTSNADQLNHTSPSHPMSNFFGEPIEFSTLAEESVSDLLAEVDALESQNQNGMGSPTSAMRCSEGMIPGCKTGYFSPMEELSPTHDPVRSDALSSTGDLQLPCQSTVTDETVGASRADAFDPLRRSAGNSSTSSEGETKSADVLFSQGDVGSVIPAPCTTSQTTAFSAMGRSTGFEGMTNGRGAAPGNQNWGGPVQGYANFGYGSSTGAAWGNSHMNRGAPFSGNPMWDSQRRYAGERSGGPRDWALQGGESGFGRGRSSWNNRQQPYGGGGYSRPPPKGQRICKFYESGRCKKGAACDYLHP